A section of the Melopsittacus undulatus isolate bMelUnd1 chromosome 3, bMelUnd1.mat.Z, whole genome shotgun sequence genome encodes:
- the SMYD2 gene encoding N-lysine methyltransferase SMYD2: MRSEAVAELCGLERFSSAGKGQGLRALRLFGVGELLFSCPAYTAVLTASERGSHCDGCFARKEGLSKCGRCKQAFYCNVECQKEDWPMHKLECSAMCAFGQNWNPSETVRLTARILAKQKTHPERTQSEKLLAVKEFESHLDKLDNQKRELIQNDIAALHHFYSKHLEYPDNAALVVLFAQVNCNGFTIEDEELSHLGSAIFPDVALMNHSCCPNVIVTYKGTVAEVRAVKEIEPGEEVFTSYIDLLYPTEDRNNRLRDSYFFDCDCKECVTKEKDKDKLELCKLKDPPSAETVRDMIKYARNVIEEFRRAKHYKSPSELLEICELSLEKMGVVFDSSNVYMLHMMYQAMGVCLYVQDWEGALRYGQKLIRPYSKHYPPYSLNVASMWLKLGRLYMALQNRAAGVKALKKAIAIMEVAHGKDHPYISEIKKELEDH, translated from the exons ATGCGGTCGGAGGCGGTGGCGGAGCTGTGCGGCCTGGAGAGGTTCTCCAGCGCCGGCAAGGGCCAGGGGCTGCGGGCGCTGCGGCTCTTCGGCGTGGGggagctgctcttcagctgcccGGCCTACACTGCAGTGCTAACGGCCAGCGAGCGCGGCAGCCACTGCGACGGCTGCTTCGCCAG GAAAGAAGGATTGTCCAAGTGTGGAAGATGTAAACAGGCCTTTTACTGCAATGTGGAATGTCAG aaggaagattGGCCAATGCACAAGCTGGAGTGTTCTGCTATGTGTGCTTTTGGGCAGAACTGGAATCCCTCGGAGACCGTGAGGCTAACAGCAAGGATCCTTGCTAAGCAG AAAACTCACCCTGAAAGAACACAGTCGGAGAAACTGCTTGCTGTAAAAGAGTTTGAATCAC ACCTTGACAAACTAGACAATCAAAAGAGAGAGCTGATTCAGAACGACATTGCTGCTCTTCATCACTTTTACTCAAAGCACTTGGAGTACCCTGACAATGCTGCTCTTGTAGTTCTCTTTGCGCAA gTTAACTGTAATGGCTTCACAATTGAAGATGAAGAGCTCTCCCATTTGGGATCAGCCATATTTCCTGA tgtTGCATTGATGAACCACAGCTGCTGCCCAAATGTGATTGTAACTTACAAGGGGACTGTGGCTGAAGTCAGAGCTGTTAAAGAGATTGAGCCTGGAGAGGAG GTTTTCACCAGCTATATTGATCTCTTGTATCccacagaagacagaaataacCGGCTAAGAGACTCCTATTTCTTTGACTGTGATTGCAAGGAGTGTGTTACCAAAGAAAAG GATAAAGATAAACTGGAACTCTGCAAGCTGAAAGATCCTCCATCAGCAGAGACAGTGCGGGACATGATCAAATATGCCAGGAATGTGATCGAGGAATTCAGAAGAGCCAAACACTACAAAT CTCCTAGTGAATTACTGGAGATCTGTGaactcagcctggagaagatggGTGTAGTGTTTGACAGCAGTAACGTTTATATGTTACATATGATGTACCAGGCCATGGGTGTGTGTCTCTATGTGCAGGACTGGGAAGGTGCACTGCGTTATGGGCAGAAACTTATCAGACCATACAG TAAACATTATCCCCCCTACTCGCTGAATGTTGCTTCCATGTGGCTGAAACTGGGGAGACTTTACATGGCactgcagaacagagcagcTGGAGTTAAAGCCCTGAAGAAG